One stretch of Natronolimnobius baerhuensis DNA includes these proteins:
- the leuS gene encoding leucine--tRNA ligase — translation MSDAGYDHAAVERRWQAAWDDADVYRTSDDVENPTYVLGMYPYPSGKLHMGHVRNYTITDAYARYRRMSGDEVLHPMGWDAFGLPAENAAKERDTNPRDWTVDCIDTMRDQMSAMGFGYDWDRELATCNPEYYQWNQWLFTRFHEEDLVERRDAEVNWCPECETVLADEQVEGDDELCWRCDTPVETRELEQWFLKITEYADELLEDIDDLEGWPNSVRQMQRNWIGRQYGAEVDFDISGHGDVTAFTTRLDTIHGATFFALAPDHPISEQVAEDDEDVRHFIEHEADPEGDEPNGVATDLTATNPATGEEIPVYVADFVLSDVGTGALMAVPGHDERDHAFAEKMGEAIVPVVAPEPAEGEEPESPDVSEAAFTDDGVLVNSGEYDGTASAAARERLTEDIDSAEEATQYQLRDWGISRQRYWGTPIPVVHCHDDCGAVMVPEEDLPVELPEFINTTGNPLDAAEEWKQTTCPACGGEATRETDTMDTFVDSSWYFLRYVSPDLEDAPFDRERANDWMPVDQYVGGIEHAVMHLLYSRFFTKVLADHEGLEHREPFTNLLAQGMVQLEGEKMSKSVGNTVSPQRIVEEYGADTARLFMMQAAQPERDFDWSEEGVRSTNAFLGRLKEMVETYVDESPTGEDDAVASYVDAEIDATVALASAEYDDLTFNRALRETQDLTRTLRQYADYTEPHAETYERGLSAVVRLLAPVAPHLAEELYETLGHDEFVVDAPWPTATVDRDYVQKRRRLVTNTREDVRDIIDVAGIDDPQTIEVVIAPDWKYDALEIAIESDAPNLIGELMQESHIREQGDAAADYGQDLQAEREALEVTLGPAEEYDALEAAAWLLEREFEADVAVVTAEEVDDSVLKNAAPGRPAIEIEE, via the coding sequence ATGAGCGACGCGGGATACGACCACGCGGCAGTCGAGCGGCGCTGGCAAGCGGCGTGGGACGACGCAGACGTGTATCGAACGTCCGACGACGTCGAGAACCCGACGTACGTCCTGGGAATGTACCCCTATCCGTCGGGCAAACTCCACATGGGCCACGTCCGGAACTATACGATTACGGACGCCTACGCTCGCTACCGGCGGATGAGCGGCGACGAGGTCCTCCACCCGATGGGCTGGGACGCCTTTGGCCTCCCCGCCGAAAACGCAGCCAAAGAGCGCGATACCAACCCGCGCGACTGGACGGTCGACTGTATCGACACGATGCGCGACCAGATGAGCGCGATGGGCTTTGGCTACGACTGGGACCGCGAACTCGCGACCTGCAACCCGGAGTACTACCAGTGGAACCAGTGGCTCTTTACCCGATTCCACGAGGAAGACCTCGTCGAACGCCGCGACGCCGAGGTCAACTGGTGTCCCGAGTGCGAAACCGTCCTCGCTGACGAGCAGGTCGAAGGCGACGACGAACTCTGCTGGCGCTGTGATACCCCCGTCGAAACACGCGAACTCGAGCAGTGGTTCCTCAAAATCACCGAGTACGCAGACGAACTGCTCGAGGATATCGACGACCTGGAGGGGTGGCCGAACTCGGTCCGGCAGATGCAGCGCAACTGGATCGGCCGCCAGTACGGCGCAGAAGTCGACTTCGATATTTCGGGCCACGGCGACGTGACGGCGTTTACGACGCGCCTCGATACGATCCACGGCGCGACCTTCTTTGCGCTCGCACCGGATCACCCGATCAGCGAGCAGGTCGCCGAGGACGACGAGGACGTTCGCCACTTCATCGAGCACGAGGCCGATCCGGAGGGCGACGAACCGAACGGCGTCGCGACCGACCTGACCGCGACCAACCCCGCGACGGGCGAGGAGATTCCGGTCTACGTCGCGGACTTCGTCCTCTCGGACGTGGGTACCGGCGCACTGATGGCCGTTCCAGGCCACGACGAGCGCGACCACGCCTTCGCCGAAAAAATGGGTGAAGCAATCGTCCCAGTCGTCGCCCCCGAACCCGCTGAGGGCGAAGAGCCCGAGAGTCCGGACGTCAGCGAGGCGGCGTTCACCGACGACGGCGTGCTCGTGAATTCGGGCGAGTACGATGGCACAGCGAGCGCCGCGGCCCGCGAGCGCCTGACCGAAGACATCGACAGCGCCGAGGAAGCCACCCAGTATCAACTGCGCGACTGGGGGATTTCCCGCCAGCGCTACTGGGGAACGCCGATTCCGGTCGTCCACTGTCACGACGACTGCGGTGCCGTGATGGTCCCCGAAGAGGACCTCCCCGTCGAACTGCCGGAGTTCATCAACACCACCGGCAACCCGCTCGACGCGGCCGAGGAGTGGAAGCAGACGACCTGTCCCGCCTGTGGCGGCGAGGCAACCCGCGAGACGGACACGATGGACACCTTCGTCGACTCCTCGTGGTACTTCCTGCGGTACGTCTCGCCAGACCTCGAGGATGCGCCGTTCGACCGCGAGCGCGCGAACGACTGGATGCCGGTCGACCAGTACGTCGGCGGCATCGAACACGCCGTGATGCACCTGCTGTACTCGCGATTCTTCACCAAAGTCCTCGCGGACCACGAGGGTCTCGAGCACCGCGAACCCTTCACGAACCTGCTCGCACAGGGGATGGTCCAACTCGAGGGCGAGAAGATGTCCAAATCCGTCGGGAACACGGTCTCGCCCCAGCGGATCGTCGAGGAGTACGGCGCGGACACCGCCCGGCTATTCATGATGCAGGCCGCCCAGCCCGAACGCGATTTCGACTGGAGCGAGGAGGGTGTCCGCTCGACGAACGCTTTCCTGGGCCGACTCAAGGAGATGGTCGAGACGTACGTCGACGAGTCGCCAACGGGCGAGGACGACGCCGTCGCGAGCTACGTCGACGCGGAAATCGACGCGACAGTCGCCCTCGCGAGCGCGGAGTACGACGACCTCACGTTCAACCGGGCGCTGCGCGAGACCCAGGATCTGACGCGGACGCTGCGCCAGTACGCCGACTACACCGAGCCACACGCCGAAACCTACGAGCGCGGCCTCTCCGCGGTCGTCCGCCTGCTCGCACCCGTCGCACCGCATCTCGCCGAAGAGTTGTACGAGACGCTCGGCCACGACGAGTTCGTCGTCGACGCTCCGTGGCCAACCGCCACCGTCGACCGCGACTACGTCCAGAAGCGCCGCCGACTCGTGACGAACACGCGCGAAGACGTTCGCGACATCATCGACGTTGCGGGTATCGACGACCCACAGACCATCGAGGTCGTCATCGCCCCCGACTGGAAGTACGACGCCCTCGAGATCGCCATCGAGAGCGACGCGCCGAACCTGATCGGCGAACTCATGCAGGAGAGCCACATCCGCGAGCAAGGCGACGCCGCTGCGGACTACGGCCAGGACCTGCAGGCCGAACGCGAAGCCCTCGAGGTGACGCTCGGTCCTGCTGAGGAGTACGATGCTCTCGAGGCCGCTGCCTGGTTGCTCGAGCGCGAGTTCGAGGCGGACGTAGCAGTCGTCACGGCCGAGGAGGTCGACGACAGCGTCCTGAAGAACGCTGCGCCGGGCCGGCCGGCCATCGAGATCGAAGAGTAA
- a CDS encoding Hsp20/alpha crystallin family protein, with protein MRGNPFNEIEEMLDRVSRQVEDGVTSGGLQVPGSVPVDVADTADEFVVTADLPGYETDDIELTLSEGTLRLEASREDELEFTDGDYIRRERSRKTANRRIRLPEPVEEDEISAGYENGVLTVRLPKVVGGDESKEIDIE; from the coding sequence ATGCGAGGAAACCCGTTCAACGAAATCGAAGAGATGCTCGACCGCGTCAGCCGACAGGTCGAAGACGGCGTCACAAGCGGCGGCCTGCAGGTGCCCGGCTCCGTACCGGTCGACGTCGCAGACACCGCAGACGAGTTCGTCGTTACTGCCGATCTTCCCGGCTACGAGACCGACGATATCGAACTGACGCTCTCGGAGGGCACGCTGCGTCTCGAGGCCAGCCGCGAGGACGAACTCGAGTTCACTGACGGCGACTACATCCGTCGTGAGCGGAGTCGAAAGACGGCAAATCGGCGCATTCGCCTGCCCGAGCCAGTCGAGGAGGACGAAATTTCTGCGGGCTACGAGAACGGCGTCCTGACGGTGCGACTGCCGAAGGTCGTCGGCGGCGACGAGTCCAAAGAGATCGATATCGAATAG
- the pheA gene encoding prephenate dehydratase: MTAVTLGPEGTYSHRATTAVADDGEIDFRQSVTAIVDAVAAGEYDRGVIPIENSIEGSVTESLDALAEYDVAVVREIVTPIRHALLAQGEGFDTIASHSQALAQCRSYLEREFPDATLEAVASTAQGVEFAREDSSVAGIGHPANAENGTNLEVLAEDIQDQDSNATRFFAIAPADERSSGGGKTSLVVYPDVDYPGLLLEMLEPFAERDINMARVESRPSGQRLGDYVFHIDIEAGLYESRTQDALEEIEALAENGWVRRLGSYDTEHVVE, translated from the coding sequence ATGACTGCAGTTACGCTCGGACCCGAAGGGACCTATTCACACCGCGCGACGACGGCCGTCGCCGACGACGGCGAAATCGACTTCCGCCAGTCGGTCACCGCAATCGTCGACGCCGTCGCCGCCGGCGAGTACGACCGCGGCGTCATCCCAATCGAGAACAGCATCGAGGGCAGCGTCACCGAGAGTCTGGACGCACTCGCGGAGTACGACGTCGCGGTCGTCCGCGAAATCGTCACGCCGATTCGTCACGCCTTGCTGGCTCAGGGCGAGGGCTTCGACACAATCGCCAGTCACTCCCAGGCGCTCGCGCAGTGCCGGTCCTACCTCGAGCGGGAGTTCCCCGACGCGACGCTCGAGGCCGTCGCGAGCACGGCCCAGGGCGTCGAGTTCGCCCGCGAGGACTCGTCGGTGGCGGGAATCGGTCATCCGGCGAACGCGGAGAACGGGACGAATCTCGAGGTGCTCGCGGAGGACATTCAGGATCAGGACTCGAACGCGACACGCTTCTTCGCGATTGCGCCCGCCGACGAGCGCTCGAGCGGCGGCGGCAAGACCTCGCTGGTCGTCTACCCTGATGTGGACTATCCAGGACTCTTGCTCGAGATGCTCGAGCCCTTCGCCGAGCGCGATATCAACATGGCCCGCGTCGAGTCGCGCCCGAGCGGCCAGCGATTGGGCGATTACGTCTTCCACATCGATATCGAGGCCGGCCTGTACGAGAGTCGGACACAGGACGCTCTCGAGGAGATCGAAGCGCTCGCCGAAAATGGCTGGGTGCGCCGGCTGGGATCGTACGACACGGAACACGTGGTCGAGTAA